Below is a window of Impatiens glandulifera chromosome 2, dImpGla2.1, whole genome shotgun sequence DNA.
TTGTATGTTATTTCAGATTTGCTGCAGCTCTAATTAAACAACCATTATGGGTAATGAATGTAGTTCCTGTAGATGGAGAAGATACTTTATCAGTTATATTTGATAGAGGATTAATTGGAATCTATCACGATTGGTGCGAGTCTCTTAGTACTTATCCTAGGACTTACGATCTTCTTCACTCAAGTTTCCTCTTCAAAAATCTAACCCAAAGGTACCACACCACTTCATATGCTTTCTCGTTGTTGTTCATCAATCATAAAATGGCAACTCTTCTTGTTTCATCAGGTGCGATGTAATAGGAGTTGCTGCTGAAATGGATCGGATTCTGAGACCTGGTGGCATTGTGTTGATCCGCGATgagattgaaataataaacaagCTCACCCCTATCTTCCATTCACTTCACTGGTCGACGAAACTGTATCATCAGAAGTTCCTGGTATGTAAGAAAGGTCTCTGGCGTCCAGAAGGTAAAACCGAATAAGTATAATAATAGGTAATGATAGAtgtttctcttttctttttaacttcAACATTATGGTGTTAGATAAATTTCAAGTATTTCTTGATTAGTAATACAGAGAGATGGATGGATATACAATCAAAGTAAGTGATTTCTTAAGTTAATATGGCAATTGACAAGAGAATGCTGAATTGTCTTTCACCATTTTTCCATCTTTCGTCATCACTGCTCGCCAATAGCATCCAAACTGGTCCTCATAACTCAAACTCTGGTTCGTCTGGGCAGAACCAGACAGGACAGAATGATCCTTAACCGACATCCATCCCAAAGAATCCTGGCTATTCCTTATTAAGCTCGAGAAATTCCCACATTCCCATTTCTCGATCAAACCGTGCGACACGTTAGTGGTCATCTTATATGTGCCCGGTTTCAATCCAGGCACGGTCGAGGTGATTATCACGAGAGGGTATTTCGTCTTCACTACAGCTCGATTTAGCTGAATTGCATCGGCCGACTCCACTATAACCTCCATCTTAGCTTTAACTTTCATACTAACTGTTTTCGTGGAACCGCCCCCTTCAAATAAGATCTGATTCTTGAACTTGAATTGCTGCAAAACGTGTGTAGTGAGATTTCCCGAACTCGAGATTATCCAGCCCGTAATTCGGTTCTTCCTCTTCGCCTCCACATCGAAAGAACCGTCCAGTTTCTGAAACAGGGACCGCTGTTTAATCATCACCGGAGGGATATCAATCTCGACGAGCCTAGCCTGGACTGGCGCCGAGCCGTGATCGAACCATATGTGTAGATTGGCATCCACTAGCCAAAACGGAATGCTGTAACCGACTCCAATTCCGAAGGAGTGGATTTTGTCGTCGAGTAAACGTCCCAGAAATGGGGTGAGGTCGAAGTCGTAGGAAGGGAGGTTGAATGCTCCTATGGACACTACGGGTTCCCAGGATAGTGGATTGATTCCTCCGGTGAAGATGACCGGAAAAGGAACCACCGAGGTGATGAATAGTCCGTCGATTGATAGAGACACCTCCCTGTAAGATCCGCCGCCTCTTTTCGTGGTCAGGTTGTTCCTTTTAATGTAGGAATCGGGTGGGTTCGAATACCAGAATTCGTCGTCTCCGTGGTAGGAGACGTAAATCTCGACAACAGCCTTTATGGTGTTTAGAGGAATCTTGATCTGGGTCAATCCTTTATCCGCTTTGCTGTTGATTCTGAACCAAAACCCTTCTTTAATCTTATTGTTGGAGATTGGAATGATCTCGTCTGCCGGCGTTTCGTACAAGTTGAACGCGTTTCTCCCATTATTCACAACACTGTCAAACCCTAATTCGTTCCGTTTATTCGGCGGCGATGAGGACTTAGTATTCTTGTAATACAAGAAGGTAAGTGTAACATCATAGACGCCGTCCAGATCGTCGGTTAACAAATTCTCCAGCATGACGGTTAGGGTAAGATGCGATTGTTTGAGTAGAGAGGTATACCTGGTGACATCCTTGCGAATGTTCCAGAAAATTCCATTTTCAGTAGGCTCCGCCGTGCTGGTGCGTAGAATCTCGGATCCGGCAAGCCATACGGCGGCGATACGGTCGTATTGGTCGCCCTCGGAAGAGACGTTGATCTGAAGAACGACGTGGGACCATGGAGGGCGGCAGCGGAAGGGCGGTGAGTACTTGACGGAAAAGGGAGGGCGGCCGTAGGTGTCGGCGAAGGTGTGGGTGAAGACGGGGTATGAACAGGAAGGGATGAGTTTGTCGGTTGGAAGAGGAGGTGCGAGCTCTATGTATTCTGTGGCGGCGGTCGGAATTACTGATCTGATGAAACGGTCAGATTCAGTGAGAGAGAATGATGAAGCAGCCAAggcaaagaagaagaagaagaaggaaaacaTTGACATATCTCTAATTCTCCAATTTtcctggaagaagaagaaggtgaagAGTAAAATTTTTCATGAGTTCAGTAGTCAGTATGACTACTCTTTGTCATGAATGATATTCAGATTTAAAAGAGTATTAAAAACATATCTCAGGCAGGCAGGCAAGGGAAGAAGGAACTAACGGCCATAAcattactaattatttaaatttgtttttgaagCTATGTATATAATCACATCATATCTTACCTAGTGTGGAGCTAAAGATTCTACACATGTATACTCGACAAACCCAAGTAAACTAACAGTCTCAACAGGACCAGGAACAGACCAGACAGAAGTTTTGGATTCTAGTTTCTATAATTCATCacataaaacaaacaaacaaacaaacaacatgaaatagtttaaatgggttagttgaaaatatgaaaaatgtcTCAGAAGTGCTGCCGGGAGGAGGAGGGTATAATAGAACTAGTTGCCATGAAATTTGAGAAACTCTAATCATCATGCATGCGGTATGAATACAAATATGGTGAAATTCCTTGGGAATTAATGTTAATGTTAACCAATTTGGGTTGGACTTTTGTTTGGTCCCTTAGCTCAAGAACATGTGCATTTTCGAGATATTGGTTGCAATAAATAATAGCTGGTTCCAGTTGATAATGGAAGCTGTTGGTTCACCAAACCCCGACCCAGCGTCACAAATTCTCCAGGTCCGAAGGGATCCAGTGCCCAACTACCGACTCCTCTTGGAATTGCGTTATCGGAGCCTTATGAGCAAAAGTTATCTTCAAGCATTTTGGTTAGGTTGTTGATAtgatgacatctttgttaagTTGAATACACTACCTACCTAGAGCCAAACTATTTAGCCGAAGGACATTTGATAATGGTATGAAAGCTCACTTACACtttctttttgtaaatatatatttttttttcaattgttgaCATAGACTACCGTTAAGTTATCCTGATAGGGTTAATTAACCATTTTAGTAGTTTTGAATTGCTTgatgtaataaaaataagatcAACTTaactgaaaatattttgaatttaaacggGAAGTCCGTAGTTGTGACATAGTTGTGAGGTGGTGTTATGTTAGTTCTTATTTAattcttacaaaaataaaaagtgaacaaaaagaaattatatattttttattataatcttgatattataaaataaaattttaaaaaaattgatatctTGTTACGGTacaactaaaaaaaatagtatgacaatattttaaaaattacccAATAAGATATTGACGTTGGCCTAATTGAGGCATATTTAAAAGTATAAGAACCACTTTctaaaattaaggtatatttaaaagtataagtattactttataaaaacaaaactctTTGCTTTGAGATAATTATTTTCAGTCtcaattttgtatatattaaggTTTGGGGAAATCAGTTgttatataaatttgtgtcaTAACTCATACCTTATACTTGTAATTTATGTTAtgatattatcaataatattctCTTTTTAATAGACATAAT
It encodes the following:
- the LOC124923640 gene encoding peptide-N4-(N-acetyl-beta-glucosaminyl)asparagine amidase A, with the protein product MSMFSFFFFFFALAASSFSLTESDRFIRSVIPTAATEYIELAPPLPTDKLIPSCSYPVFTHTFADTYGRPPFSVKYSPPFRCRPPWSHVVLQINVSSEGDQYDRIAAVWLAGSEILRTSTAEPTENGIFWNIRKDVTRYTSLLKQSHLTLTVMLENLLTDDLDGVYDVTLTFLYYKNTKSSSPPNKRNELGFDSVVNNGRNAFNLYETPADEIIPISNNKIKEGFWFRINSKADKGLTQIKIPLNTIKAVVEIYVSYHGDDEFWYSNPPDSYIKRNNLTTKRGGGSYREVSLSIDGLFITSVVPFPVIFTGGINPLSWEPVVSIGAFNLPSYDFDLTPFLGRLLDDKIHSFGIGVGYSIPFWLVDANLHIWFDHGSAPVQARLVEIDIPPVMIKQRSLFQKLDGSFDVEAKRKNRITGWIISSSGNLTTHVLQQFKFKNQILFEGGGSTKTVSMKVKAKMEVIVESADAIQLNRAVVKTKYPLVIITSTVPGLKPGTYKMTTNVSHGLIEKWECGNFSSLIRNSQDSLGWMSVKDHSVLSGSAQTNQSLSYEDQFGCYWRAVMTKDGKMVKDNSAFSCQLPY